The following proteins are co-located in the Poecile atricapillus isolate bPoeAtr1 chromosome 2, bPoeAtr1.hap1, whole genome shotgun sequence genome:
- the LOC131575832 gene encoding myelin P2 protein-like, translating into MCNRFVGTWKLISSENFDDYMKELGVGLATRKLGGLARPDVIISMKGDIVTIRTESTFKNTTISFKLGQQFDETTADDRKVKSVVTLEKGSLVQVQKWNGKETTIKRRLVDGKMVVEYAMKGVVCTRVYERV; encoded by the exons ATGTGTAACCGATTTGTGGGAACCTGGAAACTCATCTCCAGTGAAAATTTTGATGATTATATGAAAGAATTGG GAGTGGGTTTAGCTACCCGGAAACTAGGTGGCCTGGCAAGGCCTGATGTGATCATCAGTATGAAAGGGGACATAGTGACCATCAGAACTGAAAGCACCTTCAAAAATACAACCATCTCTTTCAAACTGGGCCAGCAGTTTGACGAAACAACAGCAGATGACCGGAAAGTCAAG AGTGTTGTAACCTTGGAGAAAGGGTCATTGGTGCAAGTGCAGAAGTGGAATGGCAAAGAAACCACAATAAAGAGAAGACTTGTTGATGGGAAGATGGTGGTG GAATATGCCATGAAAGGGGTTGTCTGCACTAGAGTTTATGAAAGAGTGTGA
- the LOC131575831 gene encoding fatty acid-binding protein, adipocyte, with the protein MCDHFVGTWKLLSSENFEDYMKELGVGFATRKMAGVAKPNVTISINGDVITIKTESTFKNTEVSFKLGEEFDETTADDRKTKNVITLDNGVLNQVQKWDGKETIIKRKVVDGNLVVECTMNNVSCKRVYEKA; encoded by the exons ATGTGCGACCACTTTGTGGGAACCTGGAAGCTCCTTTCTAGTGAAAACTTTGAGGACTATATGAAAGAACTGG GTGTGGGGTTTGCTACCAGGAAGATGGCTGGTGTGGCAAAGCCTAATGTAACTATCAGCATCAACGGTGATGTGATAACCATCAAAACAGAAAGTACCTTCAAAAATACAGAGGTCTCTTTCAAGCTGGGTGAAGAGTTTGATGAGACCACAGCAGatgacagaaaaacaaag aATGTCATAACCCTAGACAATGGTGTGCTGAACCAGGTGCAGAAGTGGGACGGAAAAGAGACTATCATAAAGAGAAAAGTGGTGGATGGGAACCTGGTGGTG GAATGCACCATGAATAATGTTTCCTGCAAAAGAGTTTATGAAAAAGCATGA